From Achromobacter spanius, a single genomic window includes:
- a CDS encoding RlmE family RNA methyltransferase — MAKNKFSKDWIHQHINDPYVKLAQQKGYRARAAFKLIEILDTEKLMRRGDLVIDLGSAPGSWSQVARERLAGPGGIVEGRIIALDILPMEPVAGVEFIQGDFREDEVLQQLEDMVGSRAVDLVISDMAPNLSGVGIADSARIQHVCELAMEFSCAHLKPNGALIVKAFHGTGFSQIVESFKKRFRRVVERKPKASRDKSSETFLVARDLK; from the coding sequence ATCAACGATCCCTATGTGAAGCTGGCGCAACAGAAGGGCTATCGCGCCCGCGCCGCTTTCAAGCTGATCGAGATCCTCGACACCGAAAAGCTGATGCGCCGGGGCGACCTGGTCATCGACCTGGGCTCCGCCCCGGGCAGCTGGTCGCAGGTGGCGCGCGAGCGGCTCGCCGGGCCGGGCGGCATCGTGGAGGGCCGCATCATCGCGCTGGACATCCTGCCCATGGAGCCCGTCGCGGGCGTGGAATTCATCCAGGGCGACTTCCGCGAAGACGAAGTCTTGCAACAATTGGAAGACATGGTCGGATCCCGCGCGGTGGACCTTGTTATTTCAGACATGGCCCCCAACTTGTCCGGGGTGGGTATTGCCGATTCCGCTCGCATCCAGCATGTTTGCGAGTTGGCGATGGAATTTTCCTGCGCCCACCTCAAGCCCAACGGGGCGCTGATCGTCAAGGCTTTCCACGGCACGGGCTTCTCGCAGATCGTGGAATCCTTCAAGAAACGCTTCCGCCGGGTGGTCGAACGCAAACCGAAGGCCTCTCGGGACAAGTCCTCAGAAACCTTTCTGGTGGCGCGCGATCTGAAGTAA